In Helianthus annuus cultivar XRQ/B chromosome 9, HanXRQr2.0-SUNRISE, whole genome shotgun sequence, the following are encoded in one genomic region:
- the LOC110878412 gene encoding kelch repeat-containing protein At3g27220 — protein sequence MKKNHISNKSRILLLFTGVLVAAAFIFNYLWASSSHSSAAFTPIHYNWVREKNDLVTLPNFFNGTDEIASFKDEKDKIPERLLSGTFADLPAPETEWEEMAPAPVPRLDGASIQINELFYVFSGYRNLDHVHSHVDVYNFTNNKWEESFATPKQMANSHLGMATDGRYIYVVSGQQGPQCRTPPVAETFVLDTQTRKWQSFPPLPEPRYAPATQVWRGRLHVMGGGRENRHTPSTDHWSIAVKNGKPLEKTWRKEVPIPRGGPHRACVAVGDRLYVIGGQEGDFMPKPGSPIFKCSRRHEVIYGDVYMLDDKMKWHTLPPMPKPDSHIEASWVVLNNSIVIAGGTTEKNPVTKRMILVGELFQFDLNSKKWHVIGKLPYRVKTTQAAYWNGWFYITSGQRDKGPDNPQPKKVVADLWRTKLSL from the exons ATGAAAAAGAATCACATTTCCAATAAATCAAGAATCCTGTTGTTGTTCACTGGTGTTCTTGTTGCTGCCGCATTCATTTTCAattacttatgggcttcatcTTCCCATTCTTCTGCTGCATTTACCCCTATCCATTACAACTGGGTTCGTGAGAAAAATGATCTTGTAACCCTACCTAATTTCTTCAATGGCACTGATGAG ATTGCAAGTTTTAAAGATGAAAAAGATAAAATCCCTGAGAGGTTACTATCAGGAACCTTTGCTGATTTACCTGCACCCGAAACCGAATGGGAAGAGATGGCACCCGCGCCTGTGCCACGGCTTGATGGCGCTTCGATACAAATCAATGAACtcttttatgtgttttctggatATAGAAACCTTGACCAT GTACATTCCCATGTTGACGTTTACAATTTCACAAACAACAAATGGGAAGAAAGCTTTGCCACACCGAAACAAATGGCTAATTCCCATTTAGGAATGGCTACCGACGGGAGATATATATACGTTGTCTCAGGGCAACAGGGACCTCAATGTCGAACTCCTCCTGTAGCCGAAACATTTGTGCTCGATACTCAAACAAGAAAATGGCAATCATTTCCCCCATTGCCAGAACCAAGGTATGCTCCTGCAACTCAAGTTTGGAGGGGAAGACTTCATGTGATGGGTGGCGGCAGGGAGAATCGCCATACGCCCAGTACAGATCATTGGAGTATTGCGGTGAAAAATGGCAAACCGTTGGAGAAAACATGGAGGAAAGAAGTGCCAATTCCTCGTGGAGGTCCGCATAG AGCATGTGTTGCTGTTGGTGATCGGCTGTATGTTATTGGTGGTCAAGAGGGTGACTTTATGCCTAAACCAGGGTCACCTATTTTCAAGTGTTCACGAAGGCATGAG GTAATTTACGGTGATGTTTACATGCTTGATGACAAAATGAAGTGGCATACATTGCCACCTATGCCTAAACCCGATTCACATATAGAAGCTTCATGGGTAGTTCTCAACAATTCCATTGTGATCGCTGGGGGCACAACCGAGAAAAATCCCGTGACAAAGCGAATGATATTAGTTGGAGAGCTTTTCCAGTTTGATCTCAACTCAAAG AAATGGCACGTGATTGGAAAACTTCCCTATCGTGTGAAAACTACGCAAGCAGCATACTGGAATGGATGGTTTTATATCACGTCGGGACAGCGAGACAAAGGACCAGACAATCCACAACCGAAGAAAGTTGTGGCAGACTTATGGCGAACCAAATTGAGCTTGTAA
- the LOC110878413 gene encoding kelch repeat-containing protein At3g27220 produces the protein MKKNHISYKSRILLLFAGVLVGGALSFNYLWASSSSSSAAFTIHYNWVRQKNDLVTLPNFFNKTDEIASFKDAKDKIPERLLSGTFADLPAPETEWEEMAPAPVPRLDGASIQINELFYVFSGYRNLDHVHSHVDVYNFTTNKWEESFATPKQMANSHLGMATDGRYIYVVSGQQGPQCRTPPLAETFVLNTQTRKWQSFPPLPEPRYAPATQVWRGRLHVMGGGKANRYTPSTDHWSIAVKNGKPLEKTWRKEVPIPRGGPHRACVAVGDRLYVIGGQEGDFVPKPGSPIFKCSRRHDVVYSDVYMLDNKMKWHALPPMPKPVSHIETSWVVLNNSIVIAGGTTEKNPVTKRMILVGELFQFDLDSQKWHVMGKLPYRVKTTQAAYWNGWFYITSGQRDKGPDNPQPRKVVADLWRTKLSL, from the exons ATGAAAAAGAATCACATTTCTTATAAATCAAGAATCCTGTTGTTGTTCGCTGGTGTTCTTGTTGGGGGCGCATTGAGTTTCAAttatttatgggcttcctcttcctcttcttccgcTGCATTTACCATCCATTATAACTGGGTTCGCCAGAAGAATGATCTTGTAACCCTACCTAATTTCTTCAATAAGACTGATGAG ATTGCAAGTTTTAAAGATGCAAAAGATAAAATTCCTGAAAGGTTACTATCAGGAACCTTTGCTGATTTACCTGCACCCGAAACCGAATGGGAAGAGATGGCACCGGCACCTGTGCCACGCCTTGACGGTGCTTCGATACAAATCAATGAACTCTTTTATGTGTTTTCGGGATATAGAAACCTTGACCAT GTACATTCCCATGTTGATGTTTACAATTTCACAACCAATAAATGGGAAGAAAGCTTTGCCACACCGAAACAGATGGCTAATTCTCATTTAGGAATGGCAACCGATGGGAGATATATATACGTTGTTTCAGGGCAACAGGGCCCTCAATGTCGAACTCCTCCTCTAGCCGAAACATTTGTGCTCAATACTCAAACAAGAAAATGGCAATCATTTCCCCCATTGCCAGAACCAAGGTATGCTCCTGCAACTCAAGTTTGGAGAGGAAGACTTCACGTGATGGGGGGCGGCAAGGCGAATCGTTATACGCCCAGTACTGATCATTGGAGTATTGCGGTGAAAAATGGCAAACCGTTAGAGAAAACATGGCGGAAAGAAGTGCCAATTCCTCGTGGAGGCCCACATAG agCATGTGTTGCTGTCGGTGATCGGCTGTATGTTATTGGCGGTCAAGAGGGTGACTTTGTGCCTAAACCAGGGTCACCTATCTTCAAGTGTTCACGCAGGCATGAT GTAGTTTATAGCGATGTTTACATGCTTGATAACAAGATGAAGTGGCATGCATTGCCACCTATGCCAAAACCCGTTTCACATATAGAAACATCGTGGGTAGTTCTTAACAATTCCATTGTGATCGCGGGGGGCACAACCGAGAAAAATCCTGTGACAAAGCGAATGATATTAGTTGGAGAGTTGTTCCAGTTTGATCTTGACTCACAG AAATGGCACGTGATGGGAAAACTTCCTTATCGTGTGAAAACTACGCAAGCGGCATACTGGAATGGATGGTTTTATATCACGTCGGGACAGCGAGACAAAGGACCAGATAATCCACAACCGAGGAAAGTTGTGGCGGACTTATGGCGAACCAAATTGAGCTTGTaa
- the LOC110878411 gene encoding cytochrome c1-2, heme protein, mitochondrial, whose amino-acid sequence MAGGGRGIYHLLRSSRLHSHSTALPVLSSLTPKKDQDASGTKSLRALALLGAGVSGLLSFTTIASADEAEHGLECPSYPWPHEGILSSYDHASIRRGHQVYTQVCASCHSMGLISYRDLVGVAYTEEETKAMAAEIEVVDGPNDEGEMFTRPGKLSDRFPQPYANEQAARFANGGAYPPDLSLITKARHNGQNYVFALLTGYRDPPAGVSIREGLHYNPYFPGGAIAMPKMLNDGAVEYEDGTPATEAQMGKDIVSFLSWAAEPEMEERKLMGFKWIFVLSLALLQAAYYRRLRWSVLKSRKLVLDVVN is encoded by the exons ATGGCTGGTGGTGGTAGGGGAATTTACCACTTGCTTAGGAGCAGCAGACTTCATTCTCATTCCACT GCCCTTCCAGTTTTGTCATCTCTAACTCCAAAGAAGGATCAAGATGCTTCCGGAACGAAGTCCCTTAGGGCATTAGCACTTCTCGGAGCAGGTGTTTCAGGGCTTTTGAGTTTCACAACAATAGCATCTGCTGACGAGGCTGAACATGGCTTAGAGTGTCCAAGCTATCCTTGGCCCCACGAAGGCATTCTCAGTTCATATGACCATGCTTC GATCCGACGTGGTCACCAAGTGTACACACAAGTATGCGCATCATGCCATTCGATGGGTTTGATTTCGTATCGTGACTTGGTGGGTGTGGCGTACACAGAAGAGGAAACAAAAGCAATGGCTGCGGAAATTGAGGTTGTTGATGGTCCTAACGATGAGGGTGAGATGTTTACCCGCCCTGGCAAGCTCAGTGATCGGTTTCCTCAACCGTACGCAAATGAGCAAGCTGCTAGATTTGCTAATGGTGGGGCCTATCCTCCAGACCTCAGTCTTATCACCAAa GCTCGTCACAATGGACAGAACTATGTATTTGCACTTCTGACTGGCTACCGTGACCCCCCTGCTGGTGTTTCG ATCAGGGAAGGTCTGCACTATAATCCTTATTTTCCTGGGGGCGCTATTGCAATGCCTAAAATGCTTAATGACGGTGCCGTTGAGTATGAAGATGGCACTCCTGCAACAGAGGCTCAG ATGGGAAAAGACATCGTTTCATTTTTAAGCTGGGCTGCAGAACCAGAAATGGAGGAAAGGAAACTG ATGGGATTTAAGTGGATATTTGTAC